TTCTTTTAAGATTGTATAAAAAAGCTTTTTCTGTTTCTATTTTTAGATTAAGATTAAGACGCATATTTTTATTTCTTTCTCTCTGAAGTAACAAATCTTGTTCAAGTATCTCCTTTTGATTTTTAATATGTTCCTTTTCCGCTCTATTCTTATTTTTTATACTTCTAAAAAATAGAATCAATACGATTAAGATCAGAAGTGATAAAATTAAAAAAAATCTATTTTTTCTTTCCTGATCATGTATCTTGAAATTATACTTTTGATTGATGTCCTGTACCATATAATTATTTAGTACATCAGCAGTTTTACCAGCATCCCTACTTCTCTTCAGATCATAACTATTATTCAAATCAAACAATTTTGCAGAAATTATTTTTAAATTTCTGAAGTCATTGGTTTCGGCATAATATTGTTGAATTATACTATTAGCTCTGATTCTATTTGGGTAAGAATTTACTTTGGATTCGACATTTAGCAAGAAATTAATAACTTTTTCTTTTTTATGATGCTGTTTTGTAGTCCCAAATAAACTGAATAGCTGTTCTAAAATAGTAATGGAGTTTCTGTAAAATTCTTCTTTGTCTTTAAAAAATTCGAATGCATTACATAAAAATGTTTCAGCATTACTGTAATCTTTGAGTGAATAATAATAAGCTCCTGCATTTGCAATCATAAGATTCATCAGAAACCTTTCTTCATTAGTTAGAATAGCTTTATTTTTTAGAATATTAATACCTATTAGCGTTTGCTGAATTGCCTTCCCTTGTTTTCCTAATTTATTGAAAGTCATCCCAAAATTATTATACATTGAAGCAATATAAAGGAGGTCATCTTTATTTAGATTTTGTAAAGATTTATTAAAATAATAAATGGCGGAAGAATATTTTTTAGCATTATAAAACCATCTTCCCTTTGCATGATAAAGATGAGGCAAAAAATATTTTTTGCCATATCTTTCATCAATTTTTATAGCATCATCAAGGAATTTTAATCCAAATTCCGGAGAGTTTTGCTCAAATTGAAGAGCCAAAGCAAAATTACAGGAAATAGAGATATACTCACTTTTGCTATCATTAAGTTTCAATAATTCATAAATTAAAGGAACTTGCTTGATGTTATTGTCTTCTCCTATGTATAAAAAGCGTTCCAAATATTTACTGCTCATTAAATATTTGAGATCGTTAGACTTCTTATATTTTTTCAGCTCTCTGTCATATAATAATCGGATTTTTTTGGGATCAGAAACTATTGGTTTTATTTCTTCTTCGGTCAATTTATAAAAATACTCATTCGTATTATCATTCTGGCATGATAAGATGATGAAGAATGTGAATATGATAAAAATTCTACTCATGAGCAATATTTATTACGTCAAATTAAGAACAAAAAGGATTTACAAAATAGAATTTTCAAATGCAAGATCTATTATTAACAAATAAAAATTATAATTAACTAAAAGCCAATATTTTAAATTAATAAAATTAACATATTTCACTAAGAAATCTCTTTTTTGTTAGCAATTGTTAACAACAATTTTAGCATTGATAAAATTATCATGATATAAATTCGCTGCCAGATCTCACACTAAGGATCGAAAAAAAAACCAAGTATTTATGAAAAATTTATTCGGATTACATTTGTTATCCCTCCCTCTTCGCTGTGATAAGGCACAGCAATATATCCACAGAATACAAATAACAGACAGGAGATCTAACAGCCCACCTATCTATACTGGAATACCAATTCTTCCAGATACTAATAATCGGCCTATAGAAAATACCCCTTCTTATTGTTTAGTCCGGGCTTTCCAGCACCATTTCCAGAGTAAACCACACAGTCTCTTGGAGCACTTCACCATTTACTTAAGCATTAGGAAAATATTTGTACATCTAAGACACATCCGAATTGCATATATCCGGAAGCCAAAAGCTATTATTTAAGATGCTCAGAACCATTACTCTTCCTTGTATATATCATACAAACAAAGTGTAGGAGGTTAAGATTTTTTTCAAAAAAACACAAATTTATCCTGTTCAAAAAAACTGAACAACAGATCATTATAAACTTACTTGATAAAACAATTAATGATGAAAAATTTTATTTTAGCAACCAGTTGCCTCATATTAAGCAGCAATATTTTCGGTCAGGTTGGTATTAATACCTCAACCCCTGATATCTCCTCCATTTTAGAAATCAGGAGCACTAATAAAGGCATAAAAATCCCGAAAGTACAACTTACCTCTGTCACGGTGAAAGCCCCGGTTGCCCAGGTGGCGGACGGATTAATAATTTTTAATACCGCAGAAAACCTAACGGCAGTTCCAATACTTCATAAAGGTCTGCATGTTTGGAGCGAAGCATCGCAGAGATGGGAATATCTTATTTCAAAGACCAAATTGACAGAAATTACTGATGGGTTCGGAATTGAATTAGCTCAGGTTGCTTCAAATCAAACTACACCGCAAGCTTTTACGGCTACATTATCAGAACTTACATTCTCTTCCACTCTTCTTAACTATATGTCCGCATTTACTACGGGTACAGACAGTTACTATACTGCCCCGGTAAAAGGAAGATATTATGCCAAATGCGGAATGGTGATCAATGCGTCAACATCAGCACAAATCCAGATCCGGGTTTACAATGCTTCCGGTACCGAAGATACCGGAAAAAGGCAAACTTTTGTTATGACCAGAGATAATATCGTAGGCGGACTTACAGTCAATGGCACAGTGTATTTAGAACTGAATGCAAATGAACAAATACGATGTTGGGGAAGCTCTACCGGGAATGCCAGCAGTACTTCAAAATATTTTTATCTCACAAAATCTTAAAATATAAACTTATTCAATGATCAGGGGGCTGCTCATTCGAATTTCCACAGAAAATCAGACATCATAGAATAACAATTCTAAACATCTAAAAACATAAAAAATGAAAAACATATTAATCTTTCTGATAACAACATTAATGACGAATGTCAAAGGGCAGGTCATTATTGGCAGCAGCAGTTCATCCGGTTCCGCCGTGTTGGAGGTGGTATCTGCCAACAAAGGAATGCTGATACCAAGACTGGATATTCCTGATTTTGACAATCCGAATCCCGTTACCAATCCCGCAGATATGCTGATAGCAATGAATACCAATACCAGCTCCGGAACCGGGCTGGTTTATTGGGATGCTTCCGCTCCCAAGCAGTCAAATCCTTCCCTTACAGGGAGATGGGAACTGCTTTACGAGCTGAGTACAATAATTAAAGATATCAGTACAAACGCAAGACGAGTTTATTTAGTCAGCCTTCAGACTTCCACAGCGGCTTTCAATCCAAATGTAGAGGTACAGACCCTTATGCAAAGCAATACAGTACTCCAGGGCAGTATCAGCGGTAATATTTATACTGTTCCCGAAACTGGTATATATGAGATCAATGCCAGGGTAAGTACATTTCAGGGAACAACATCTAGTGATGGATATCTGGAAGGCCGGATAAAGGTAAACGGTACTGTTGTAAAGGTAGGTCGGGCAAATAAAAATTCAGGCGCTCCAAATTCGTCAGCAGAGATGGTTCACAGGCTTTCTCTTATCGCCGGTGACCAGGTTTCGTACTATTTCTTTCAATCTATACCTACCGGTACGGGAACTACTCAGAATAGAAGGGCCTCACAGATTTCCGTAACAAGGCTGGACCCTTTATAAAGCAACACAATATAGATACATTCATAGATCATGAAAAACTTAAAATATAATTTAGCCATCATCACATTCCTGTGTTTTACTTTATTATCAAACGCACAGGTAGCCATAACGCTTTCAAATATTCCCGACCCAACACCGCATGCTTCAGCTGTTCTGGATATGGATTTTCCAGTCAATACAAACAATGGGATTCTGTTGCCTAAAATTCCGCTGAAAAACACTACTGATAAAGATATCATTACCAATCCTGCCAATTATCTTCTTGTTTACAGCAACCCTAATCCGGCACTTAATAGCCCTTCCAAAGGACTCGCTTACTGGGACCCCGGCGCTCCCGTTCAGCCGCAATGGTCTACCGTGGCTAATATAACGAATGTGTCTGAGAGCTTAGGCATCAAGGGAGTAATAAAAACTTTAGCTTATGCCAGGCAAAATACCCCGGAGACTACTTTACATATCACAGGTACTAGTGGCGGCTATAAAATTAAATTTGAAACGGAATATCTGGATATTATGAATGCATTTAACCTTTCAACACATGAGTATACGATTTCCTCCCCCGGAGTCTATTCTGTAAAGTGTTTGATCAATATAACAGTTGGCCAGGCAGCCGCATCAGCACAGGCATTTGTTATCCGAAATGGTGCTGTGATGTCTTCGGGATCTCTTGTTCAAACCACAGGAGCAGGTACAAGCTGGCCGCTTTCCATAAGCTCATATCTTAATCTGGCAGCGGGAGATAAAATGGCCTGTGGAGCAGGCTATGGATCATATGGCGCAAGTACATTTAAAGTAAATAACGCAGTTTTAGTTATTTCCCAATAAAAAAGTAACAGCTTAAAAATTTTGTTTTTGTTAACCTTTAATTTTCCTAATCAATTTTTACATTATGAGAAACCTTTTCCGATTTATTTTTTTTGGTATTTCACCGGCATTGTTTAAAAGCATAGTCATATTCTTTATGCTTTCACTGACCGGTCTCGTATATGCGCAATGCCCAACCCAGGTAGAAAAAATAACCCCTACGACCAACTTCTATGATTTCAATGGAGCCACTGCGGCTGCAAATATGCCTATTACAAGCATACCTGCTACAACGGGCTGGACAGGCTCCTATACCATGAGCAATAACGATGGTACACCTTTTACAGGCAGTCCCGATCCGGCCACGGTCAACCAGGTGTTTGCCGGCAACGATTATACACTTTTTAACCAGCAGATGGTTAACGGACATCTTGACCAATTCGCAACGCACCCTATTACCAATGCAAATCCTTTAGGCACAGGTGCTAAAGTGACGCTTGTAGTCTGGGTAGTTGACTCTGGCACACCCGGTTATAATATGGATTTTTATATACGTTACGGTAATTCAGCTACTCCGGCTGGTAATCCTATATATGGAACAATAAGCTCTGCAATCAACACAAATGCCAATGCAACGGTAACAGCCAGTAATGGAGCCACATTATTATCGCCCGCAACTATTGCAGTGGGAGGCTACCGAACCATTACCATCCAACTGCCTCCAGGCATTCCCAATAACGGAAACATTATGTTGCACTATGCTCCTGCCTCATTTGCTAATCCTGCCAATGGAACAGCAGATGATATCAGGGTTCAAAGCGTAAGCTTCCTGGCATGTCCGGACTTAGATAGCGATGATGACGGAATTTTAGATACAGCCGAAGGGTATTGTCAAAATTCATTGTTTGATATTGGATGGACCAGCAACACTCCTCCAGGAACACTGACACAGGACATATATTGGCCCACTGCTCCTGCAGGTAGCAGTATTCCCGGGCGTGATACCAGTATAGCAGCTACTGCCGACAGCTTTGTCTGGGGATCAGGGATTAGTCACACGCAAGATGGTACCAGATGGCAATTAAGTGGGGTAAATCAAAGCTCTTTGGCCAATGCCAAAGCCAACAATGATTATATACAATACTCGTTTACTACACCTGCAGCCTTAGCAGGATATCATGAAATTAGCAAATTCGGTTGGGCGTCTACTCCAAATATCAATGAGTATTGGGTTGGAGCTGAAGTTTCTACCAATGCCTTTACTACACCGGGGACATTGTTGCTGGAAAACTTCATAATTCCTGTTACGGGCAGCTATACCTATTTATCGGCAACCTCTTTGGTTAATAAGGTCCACCTGTTGCCCAATACCACGTATACATTCAGGATATACGTATATGGGGCATCCGCCGCCGGTACTCCTGTAAGATATGATGACTTCCAGATCGGAACCTGCCAATCTTTAGACACCGATAGCGACGGCATACCAGACTTTCAGGATCTGGATTCTGACGGGGATGGATGCCCTGACGCCATAGAGGGAGATGAAACTGTTCAGGCAGGACAGCTCAATCCTAACGGCAGCATTAATACCACTGCCAGCGGAGGCATCAATGGAAATGGTGTTCCTAATCTTGTCAACTCAGGAGGAACAGCAGATATCGGCGGAGATGTAGGACAGGATGTGGGAGTCTCCACAAGCACTTTAGTAAATTATTGTACAGATACTGATCATGATGGAATTCCTGACATCGAAGACATTGATAAAGATAACGATGGGATTTCAGATACTGACGAAGGGTATTGTCAAAATTCACTGTTTGATGCCGGATGGTTCAGCAACACTCCTGCTGGAACACTGGTTCAGGACAGGTATTGGCCTACGGCACCTACAGGCACAAACATGACCGGGCGTGATACCAATATAGCAGCATCTGCCGGTAATATGGTTTGGGGTTCCGGAATAACCCGTGCCCTAGACCCGAACACTTCTAACAGATGGATTTTAAGCAGTATCAATGAAAGTTCATTAGCCAATGCCCGAAGCAATAATGATTATGTGCAATACTCTTTTACGACGCCTACCACGTTAACAGGATACCACGAGATCAGTAAATTTGGCTGGTCCTCTGCATTAAATGGCAATGCATACAGAGTTGGAGTTGAAATTTCTGCTAATGCCTTTTCCACAGCGGGAACATTGTTGTTGGAAAATTTTACAATACCAGCCTCAACACCTTATTTATATCTCATCGGCTCTCCGCTAAATAATAAAATTCATCTGCTACCCAATACAACATATACATTAAGGGTTTACATATATGGATTAGCCACCAGCAATCTAGAGGCAAGGTATGACGACTTCCAGTTCGGAACCTGCCAATCCCTTGACACCGATGGTGACGGCACCCCTGATTTTCTGGATCTGGATTCTGACGGAGACGGCTGCCCTGACGCTATAGAAGGAGATGAAAATGTATTAAACGAACATCTGAATACGGACGGAAGCATCAACACTACAGCTAATGGAGGTGTGAATGGGAATGGTGTCCCTAATCTGGTAAATAATGGAGGTATTGCTGATACTGGCGGAGATGTAGGACAGGGAACCGGAGGTTCTGTAAATGCTTTAGTAAATAGCTGTTTTTGTTATAAGAATGCGGTGATTTCAGGCACATCGCTGGATACCACTCTAGGAATTACTTCATTAGGCAGAGCAGGTATAAACAATGGCAATTGGCCTATGGCCAGAAAGGGAGGATGGATTGCGTTGGAAGCAAAAACTAAAGGTTTTGTACCTAACAGATTAACAACAGTACAAAAGAATTCATTAATACCCGTGGAAGGAATGATGGTTTACGATACTAATCTGGACTGCTTAAGTATTTATGACGGCCTGGGATGGAAATGTTTCAACGTTCAGACATGTCCTTAATTTATATAAAAAGATAATTTAATATTAAAAAGAAGATGAAAACTATATTATTCGCAACAGCGGGCTTACTGTCTTCCTTTGTGCAGGCACAAATAGCAATAGGCAAGACATCAGTATCCAATACATCCGTTTCTTTAGAGTTTGCAGCAGAAAATAAAGGGATGATATTGCCATGGGTTACCAATACTGCATCAGTAACAGGAGCAGTAAACGGAACCTTAGTTTATGATCTTACTG
This region of Chryseobacterium vaccae genomic DNA includes:
- a CDS encoding tetratricopeptide repeat protein, which gives rise to MTEEEIKPIVSDPKKIRLLYDRELKKYKKSNDLKYLMSSKYLERFLYIGEDNNIKQVPLIYELLKLNDSKSEYISISCNFALALQFEQNSPEFGLKFLDDAIKIDERYGKKYFLPHLYHAKGRWFYNAKKYSSAIYYFNKSLQNLNKDDLLYIASMYNNFGMTFNKLGKQGKAIQQTLIGINILKNKAILTNEERFLMNLMIANAGAYYYSLKDYSNAETFLCNAFEFFKDKEEFYRNSITILEQLFSLFGTTKQHHKKEKVINFLLNVESKVNSYPNRIRANSIIQQYYAETNDFRNLKIISAKLFDLNNSYDLKRSRDAGKTADVLNNYMVQDINQKYNFKIHDQERKNRFFLILSLLILIVLILFFRSIKNKNRAEKEHIKNQKEILEQDLLLQRERNKNMRLNLNLKIETEKAFLYNLKRTRMSKNIETEEILKDLYIQINNLIRIDKKNYDFIGESSFENNLFMTNLN